One Ancylobacter novellus DSM 506 genomic window, TGAGGGAGCGGAACCGATGGCGATGGAAGCGGCCGAGATCGAGCGGCTGATCAGGGAGGGCCTGCCGGGCGCCTCCGTGGAGATCCGCGACCTTGCCGGCGACGGCAACCACTACGCCGCCACCGTCGTCTCGGAGAGCTTCCGCGGCAAGAGCCGGGTGCAGCAGCACCAGATGGTCTACGCGGCGCTGAAGGGCCAGATGGGCGGCATATTGCATGCCCTGGCGCTTCAGACCAATGTACCCGACTGAAAGCGGCGCCTCGCGCCGCATCTCCAACTCGCGAGCCCCGCAAGGGTGAAGGGCACTGCCATGAGCATCCACGATTTCATCGACGGCCAGGTGAAGAGCAACGACGTCGTCGTCTTCATGAAGGGCACGCCGCAGTTCCCCATGTGCGGCTTCTCCGGCCAGGTGGCGCACATCATGGGGCTGCTGGGCGTCGACTATAAGGGCATCAACGTGCTCGACTCCGACGAGATCCGCCAGGGGATCAAGGAGTACACCAACTGGCCGACCATCCCCCAGGTCTTCGTCAAGGGCGAGTTCGTCGGCGGCTGCGACAT contains:
- a CDS encoding BolA family protein, translated to MAMEAAEIERLIREGLPGASVEIRDLAGDGNHYAATVVSESFRGKSRVQQHQMVYAALKGQMGGILHALALQTNVPD
- the grxD gene encoding Grx4 family monothiol glutaredoxin encodes the protein MSIHDFIDGQVKSNDVVVFMKGTPQFPMCGFSGQVAHIMGLLGVDYKGINVLDSDEIRQGIKEYTNWPTIPQVFVKGEFVGGCDIVREMYQSGELQTLLEEKGVAVMGRATA